Proteins co-encoded in one Ziziphus jujuba cultivar Dongzao chromosome 9, ASM3175591v1 genomic window:
- the LOC107426029 gene encoding auxin response factor 23 isoform X1, translating to MAGKQGMGLTTMTTTCSSERRCTDGGGFPDTNNNNNNNNNQGEKDDLYTELWYACAGPHVYVPRPGEKVFYFPQGHMEQVEAYANQDGRTEMPIYNLPSKILCKVVYVQLKAEVHSDEVFAQITLLPLTEQDEQSLEDETARQLPQRTGLRSFSKKLTPSDTSTHGGFSVPKRYADEYLPPLVLLQDMSQQPPLQELVAVDLHGLEWHFRHIFRGQPKRHLLTSGWSTFVTSKKLLAGDACVFVRGENGELRVGIRRCMATQNNTSATVISGQSMQHGILASACHAVTTGTMFTVYYRPWTSPAEYIIPFDKYMKSAQNDYFVGMRFRIRFEGEESAEKRSAGTIVGIEDRDCMRWPNSEWRRLKVQWDAATDAALLPESLSPWSIKPMESTNTNNNFVIPQPKRARAHDLSSTDFSNLAGRGLLPNSVEYTLQRCKEVLQGQEIGNVHAHEPAGAQNPSLLPNLIKDWNHTQFRMKNQLYLPMQNPFYQCPHRAIAFPVDNMVTSSLINHCHPTFTTYSACDNVTNSRSFSVSNVNSSNSGSQECTVFEPKSKDETPIAQPNGCGRCMLFGVNLVNSSHPELPSPQVATSSEHLSPCSIPPTSQSSVSETIQVSETSKSISRVLSNKQCKKCCSVINRSCTKVLKYGTVLGRSVDLSRFDGYDDLISELDLMFDFNGSLKSGSNGWQVSYIDNERDMMLLGDCQWEKFCSAVQRMFICPKEEIDKSKPSSSLPPSL from the exons ATGGCTGGAAAGCAAGGAATGGGATTGACTACCATGACCACCACCTGTAGTAGTGAGCGAAGGTGTACTGACGGCGGTGGCTTCCCTgataccaacaacaacaacaacaacaacaacaaccaag GTGAGAAAGATGATTTGTATACTGAGCTATGGTACGCCTGTGCGGGGCCTCATGTTTATGTTCCACGCCCTGGTGAGAAGGTTTTCTACTTTCCTCAGGGTCACATGGAACAG GTTGAAGCTTATGCAAACCAAGATGGTAGAACAGAGATGCCAATCTACAATTTGCCTTCTAAGATCCTATGCAAGGTTGTTTATGTTCAGCTTAAG GCTGAAGTTCACTCAGACGAGGTGTTTGCTCAGATCACTTTGCTTCCACTGACAGAG CAAGATGAACAAAGTTTGGAGGATGAGACTGCAAGACAGTTGCCTCAGAGAACTGGTTTGCGATCATTTAGCAAGAAACTGACTCCATCTGACACTAGCACACATGGTGGATTCTCTGTTCCCAAGCGATATGCTGATGAGTACCTTCCACCACTG GTGTTGTTGCAGGACATGTCACAGCAGCCACCACTACAGGAACTGGTTGCAGTTGACTTGCACGGGTTGGAGTGGCATTTTCGCCATATATTTCGTG GTCAGCCAAAGCGGCATTTGCTCACTAGCGGTTGGAGTACATTTGTCACATCCAAGAAGCTTTTAGCCGGGGATGCATGTGTCTTTGTTAG AGGAGAAAATGGAGAACTTCGAGTTGGGATCCGTCGCTGTATGGCAACACAGAACAATACATCAGCGACGGTCATATCCGGACAAAGCATGCAACATGGCATACTTGCCAGTGCATGCCATGCCGTTACTACTGGAACCATGTTTACTGTGTACTACCGTCCCTG GACAAGTCCTGCTGAGTATATTATACCTTTTGACAAGTACATGAAATCAGCTCAAAATGACTATTTTGTTGGAATGAGATTCAGAATTCGTTTTGAAGGGGAAGAAAGTGCAGAAAAGAG ATCTGCAGGTACTATAGTAGGTATTGAAGATCGTGATTGCATGAGGTGGCCCAATTCAGAATGGAGGCGCCTCAAG GTGCAATGGGATGCTGCAACAGATGCCGCTTTGCTTCCTGAAAGTCTTTCTCCTTGGAGCATCAAGCCAATGGAATCCACTAACACCAACAACAATTTTGTCATTCCACAACCAAAGAGGGCGCGTGCTCATGATCTATCATCAACTGATTTTTCAAACTTGGCCGGAAGAG GCTTATTGCCGAATTCAGTCGAGTATACACTTCAAAGGTGTAAAGAGGTCTTGCAAGGTCAAGAAATTGGAAATGTACATGCTCATGAGCCAGCTGGTGCACAAAATCCATCATTACTACCAAACTTAATCAAGGATTGGAACCATACACAATTCCGAATGAAAAATCAACTCTACCTTCCAATGCAAAATCCATTTTATCAGTGTCCTCACCGTGCTATAGCATTTCCTGTTGACAATATGGTGACTTCAAGCCTCATAAACCATTGCCACCCTACATTTACTACTTACAGTGCCTGTGACAATGTTACGAACAGCAGAAGCTTTTCTGTTTCAAATGTCAACTCTAGCAATTCTGGGTCCCAAGAATGTACTGTTTTTGAGCCAAAGAGTAAGGATGAAACTCCAATTGCCCAACCTAATGGCTGTGGCAGATGCATGCTTTTTGGAGTCAATTTAGTCAATAGCAGTCACCCGGAGCTCCCTTCACCACAAGTTGCCACTTCTAGTGAGCATTTAAGTCCTTGTTCCATTCCTCCAACATCCCAATCAAGTGTTTCTGAAACCATCCAGGTTTCAGAGACATCTAAGAGTATCTCTCGTGTTCTTTCTAACAAACAATGCAAGAAATGTTGCTCCGTTATTAACAGGAGTTGCACAAAG GTGCTCAAATATGGAACTGTTCTTGGGAGATCAGTAGATCTCTCTCGCTTTGATGGGTATGATGACCTCATTTCTGAGCTTGATCTCATGTTCGATTTCAACGGAAGCTTGAAGTCTGGAAGCAATGGATGGCAAGTAAGCTACATCGATAACGAAAGAGACATGATGCTTCTAGGAGATTGCCAATGGGA GAAATTCTGCTCTGCGGTCCAAAGGATGTTTATCTGTCCTAAGGAAGAAATCGACAAATCGAAGCCAAGCTCATCATTGCCACCATCTCTCTAG
- the LOC107426070 gene encoding bifunctional 3-dehydroquinate dehydratase/shikimate dehydrogenase, chloroplastic, with amino-acid sequence MALKKSLLVCTPLEAPTMEKMLASMDKAKAEGADLVELRIDSMSFSHISEVESLIKQRTLPAIVSFRLNSSGISIKSESKSTGLQVLRLALELDVEFVEMEYEVAFDIIMDKHRFKCSNSQIIISSYVNGGKPSMEKLGHLIACMQSIGADFIKLAVDVDYITDLPPIFQMLTHCHVPLIAFAVGSRGLISQLLGPKFGGFFVYGSVGSQLIPGLPSLVSLKQVYKLEHINVDTKVFGLVSNPVGHSKSPILHNLALRHAGYNGIYVPMLVDDVAKFFKTYTWMDFAGFSVGIPHKEAAIGCCDEVHPLAKSIGAVNTIVRRPTDGKLVGYNTDCEACITAIEDAIREKQASNGGITRNSPIAGKLFVLVGAGGAGRAIAFGAKDRGARVIIFNRNYERAKALAAAVCGEALPYKYLERFCPENGMILANASAVGMEPRLNETPVSKEALRSYELVFDAVYTPRNTRLLQEAVEVGAIVVSGVEMFIRQALGQFRLFTGGPAPEEFVRKLVQEQV; translated from the exons ATGGCATTGAAGAAAAGTCTCCTAGTCTGCACGCCATTAGAAGCTCCAACCATGGAAAAAATGCTTGCTTCCATGGACAAAGCCAAAGCAGAAGGTGCAGATCTTGTGGAGCTTCGCATAGATTCCATGTCATTCTCTCACATTTCTGAGGTTGAGAGCCTCATCAAACAGAGAACCTTGCCTGCTATTGTCTCTTTCAG GCTGAATTCATCAGGGATCTCCATCAAAAGTGAATCCAAGAGCACTGGTTTGCAAGTGTTAAGGCTGGCTCTGGAGTTAGATGTAGAATTTGTTGAAATGGAATATGAG GTGGCTTTCGATATCATCATGGATAAGCATAGGTTCAAGTGTTCTAATAgccaaataataatatcaagCTATGTCAATGGTGGGAAACCTTCAATGGAGAAACTTGGTCATCTAATTGCTTGCATGCAATCCATTGGTGCAGATTTCATCAAGCTCGCAGTTGATGTGGATTATATCACAGATCTACCTCCCATTTTTCAAATGCTTACACACTGTCAT GTGCCATTAATTGCTTTTGCAGTAGGCAGTAGAGGTCTTATAAGCCAACTATTGGGACCaaagtttggtggattttttgtATATGGGTCTGTGGGAAGCCAGTTGATTCCTGGTTTACCATCGTTGGTCAGCCTTAAACAAGTTTATAAGCTTGAACACATAAATGTGGATACGAAAGTTTTTGGCCTCGTTTCAAATCCGGTAGGCCATAGTAAAAGCCCTATTTTACACAATCTTGCCCTTAGACATGCTGGATATAACGGAATTTATGTTCCCATGCTGGTTGATGATGTTGCTAAGTTCTTCAAAACCTATACATGGATGGACTTTGCAGGTTTcag TGTCGGAATACCACATAAGGAAGCAGCAATAGGATGTTGTGATGAAGTCCATCCACTTGCAAAG TCCATAGGAGCTGTAAATACCATAGTGAGGAGGCCAACTGATGGAAAGCTGGTTGGTTATAATACAGATTGTGAGGCTTGTATTACTGCAATAGAGGATGCAATAAGAG AAAAACAAGCCTCCAATGGGGGAATAACACGTAATTCTCCTATAGCTGGAAAACTATTTGTGTTGGTTGGAGCAGGAGGTGCAGGAAGAGCAATTGCTTTTGGTGCCAAAGACAGAGGAGCTcgagttattatttttaaccgCAATTATg AGAGAGCAAAAGCTCTTGCAGCGGCGGTTTGTGGGGAAGCACTGccatataaatatttagaaagGTTCTGCCCTGAAAATGGGATGATTCTTGCAAATGCTTCTGCTGTGGGAATGGAACCAAGATTGAATGAGACTCCAGTTTCAAAG GAGGCCTTAAGATCATATGAACTGGTTTTTGATGCGGTTTACACTCCTCGAAATACACGGCTCCTGCAAGAGGCAGTTGAGGTTGGAGCCATTGTTGTAAGTGGAGTTGAGATGTTCATCAGGCAAGCCCTTGGTCAATTCAGGCTGTTCACTGGTGGTCCAG CCCCGGAAGAGTTTGTGCGCAAACTGGTTCAAGAACAAGTTTGA
- the LOC107426029 gene encoding auxin response factor 23 isoform X3, with product MEQVEAYANQDGRTEMPIYNLPSKILCKVVYVQLKAEVHSDEVFAQITLLPLTEQDEQSLEDETARQLPQRTGLRSFSKKLTPSDTSTHGGFSVPKRYADEYLPPLVLLQDMSQQPPLQELVAVDLHGLEWHFRHIFRGQPKRHLLTSGWSTFVTSKKLLAGDACVFVRGENGELRVGIRRCMATQNNTSATVISGQSMQHGILASACHAVTTGTMFTVYYRPWTSPAEYIIPFDKYMKSAQNDYFVGMRFRIRFEGEESAEKRSAGTIVGIEDRDCMRWPNSEWRRLKVQWDAATDAALLPESLSPWSIKPMESTNTNNNFVIPQPKRARAHDLSSTDFSNLAGRGLLPNSVEYTLQRCKEVLQGQEIGNVHAHEPAGAQNPSLLPNLIKDWNHTQFRMKNQLYLPMQNPFYQCPHRAIAFPVDNMVTSSLINHCHPTFTTYSACDNVTNSRSFSVSNVNSSNSGSQECTVFEPKSKDETPIAQPNGCGRCMLFGVNLVNSSHPELPSPQVATSSEHLSPCSIPPTSQSSVSETIQVSETSKSISRVLSNKQCKKCCSVINRSCTKVLKYGTVLGRSVDLSRFDGYDDLISELDLMFDFNGSLKSGSNGWQVSYIDNERDMMLLGDCQWEKFCSAVQRMFICPKEEIDKSKPSSSLPPSL from the exons ATGGAACAG GTTGAAGCTTATGCAAACCAAGATGGTAGAACAGAGATGCCAATCTACAATTTGCCTTCTAAGATCCTATGCAAGGTTGTTTATGTTCAGCTTAAG GCTGAAGTTCACTCAGACGAGGTGTTTGCTCAGATCACTTTGCTTCCACTGACAGAG CAAGATGAACAAAGTTTGGAGGATGAGACTGCAAGACAGTTGCCTCAGAGAACTGGTTTGCGATCATTTAGCAAGAAACTGACTCCATCTGACACTAGCACACATGGTGGATTCTCTGTTCCCAAGCGATATGCTGATGAGTACCTTCCACCACTG GTGTTGTTGCAGGACATGTCACAGCAGCCACCACTACAGGAACTGGTTGCAGTTGACTTGCACGGGTTGGAGTGGCATTTTCGCCATATATTTCGTG GTCAGCCAAAGCGGCATTTGCTCACTAGCGGTTGGAGTACATTTGTCACATCCAAGAAGCTTTTAGCCGGGGATGCATGTGTCTTTGTTAG AGGAGAAAATGGAGAACTTCGAGTTGGGATCCGTCGCTGTATGGCAACACAGAACAATACATCAGCGACGGTCATATCCGGACAAAGCATGCAACATGGCATACTTGCCAGTGCATGCCATGCCGTTACTACTGGAACCATGTTTACTGTGTACTACCGTCCCTG GACAAGTCCTGCTGAGTATATTATACCTTTTGACAAGTACATGAAATCAGCTCAAAATGACTATTTTGTTGGAATGAGATTCAGAATTCGTTTTGAAGGGGAAGAAAGTGCAGAAAAGAG ATCTGCAGGTACTATAGTAGGTATTGAAGATCGTGATTGCATGAGGTGGCCCAATTCAGAATGGAGGCGCCTCAAG GTGCAATGGGATGCTGCAACAGATGCCGCTTTGCTTCCTGAAAGTCTTTCTCCTTGGAGCATCAAGCCAATGGAATCCACTAACACCAACAACAATTTTGTCATTCCACAACCAAAGAGGGCGCGTGCTCATGATCTATCATCAACTGATTTTTCAAACTTGGCCGGAAGAG GCTTATTGCCGAATTCAGTCGAGTATACACTTCAAAGGTGTAAAGAGGTCTTGCAAGGTCAAGAAATTGGAAATGTACATGCTCATGAGCCAGCTGGTGCACAAAATCCATCATTACTACCAAACTTAATCAAGGATTGGAACCATACACAATTCCGAATGAAAAATCAACTCTACCTTCCAATGCAAAATCCATTTTATCAGTGTCCTCACCGTGCTATAGCATTTCCTGTTGACAATATGGTGACTTCAAGCCTCATAAACCATTGCCACCCTACATTTACTACTTACAGTGCCTGTGACAATGTTACGAACAGCAGAAGCTTTTCTGTTTCAAATGTCAACTCTAGCAATTCTGGGTCCCAAGAATGTACTGTTTTTGAGCCAAAGAGTAAGGATGAAACTCCAATTGCCCAACCTAATGGCTGTGGCAGATGCATGCTTTTTGGAGTCAATTTAGTCAATAGCAGTCACCCGGAGCTCCCTTCACCACAAGTTGCCACTTCTAGTGAGCATTTAAGTCCTTGTTCCATTCCTCCAACATCCCAATCAAGTGTTTCTGAAACCATCCAGGTTTCAGAGACATCTAAGAGTATCTCTCGTGTTCTTTCTAACAAACAATGCAAGAAATGTTGCTCCGTTATTAACAGGAGTTGCACAAAG GTGCTCAAATATGGAACTGTTCTTGGGAGATCAGTAGATCTCTCTCGCTTTGATGGGTATGATGACCTCATTTCTGAGCTTGATCTCATGTTCGATTTCAACGGAAGCTTGAAGTCTGGAAGCAATGGATGGCAAGTAAGCTACATCGATAACGAAAGAGACATGATGCTTCTAGGAGATTGCCAATGGGA GAAATTCTGCTCTGCGGTCCAAAGGATGTTTATCTGTCCTAAGGAAGAAATCGACAAATCGAAGCCAAGCTCATCATTGCCACCATCTCTCTAG
- the LOC107426043 gene encoding uncharacterized protein LOC107426043 — protein sequence MNSLYYTRSMAVSNCNSIPCSTISSTLTVPPSTFNFFISSLLSKRTPNLSYTVLRSQCRSNPPRNKQEQQVEENPDAQVQDLRVPDHWLVPTRALEESEWLRVTLHKWLDDEYCPEATNVEISKVAAHSFYTSLLEKKTDLGEILLKMAKELESISYQESFHGAFSSANAAVNLIVQRIEQA from the exons ATGAATTCTTTGTATTACACTCGCTCTATGGCCGTTTCTAACTGCAATTCCATTCCTTGCTCCACAATTTCTTCTACACTCACTGTTCCTCCATCTACCTTCAATTTCTTCATCTCGTCGCTGCTAAGTAAGAGAACACCCAATCTGTCGTACACTGTTCTGAGATCACAGTGTCGTTCAAACCCACCTAGAAATAAGCAAGAACAGCAAGTGGAAGAAAACCCAGATGCCCAAGTTCAAGACCTTAGGGTCCCAGACCATTGGTTGGTTCCTACCAGGGCTTTGGAG GAATCTGAATGGCTCAGGGTTACACTGCATAAGTGGTTGGATGATGAGTACTGCCCAGAGGCCACCAATGTGGAAATAAGCAAGGTTGCTGCTCACTCATTCTATACTAGTTTGCTAGAGAAAAAGACAGACTTGGGCGAGATTTTGTTGAAGATGGCCAAGGAATTGGAATCTATTTCCTATCAAGAAAGTTTTCACGGTGCGTTCTCATCAGCCAATGCTGCTGTGAATTTGATTGTCCAACGGATAGAGCAAGCATAG
- the LOC107426029 gene encoding auxin response factor 23 isoform X2, whose amino-acid sequence MAGKQGMGLTTMTTTCSSERRCTDGGGFPDTNNNNNNNNNQGEKDDLYTELWYACAGPHVYVPRPGEKVFYFPQGHMEQVEAYANQDGRTEMPIYNLPSKILCKVVYVQLKAEVHSDEVFAQITLLPLTEQDEQSLEDETARQLPQRTGLRSFSKKLTPSDTSTHGGFSVPKRYADEYLPPLDMSQQPPLQELVAVDLHGLEWHFRHIFRGQPKRHLLTSGWSTFVTSKKLLAGDACVFVRGENGELRVGIRRCMATQNNTSATVISGQSMQHGILASACHAVTTGTMFTVYYRPWTSPAEYIIPFDKYMKSAQNDYFVGMRFRIRFEGEESAEKRSAGTIVGIEDRDCMRWPNSEWRRLKVQWDAATDAALLPESLSPWSIKPMESTNTNNNFVIPQPKRARAHDLSSTDFSNLAGRGLLPNSVEYTLQRCKEVLQGQEIGNVHAHEPAGAQNPSLLPNLIKDWNHTQFRMKNQLYLPMQNPFYQCPHRAIAFPVDNMVTSSLINHCHPTFTTYSACDNVTNSRSFSVSNVNSSNSGSQECTVFEPKSKDETPIAQPNGCGRCMLFGVNLVNSSHPELPSPQVATSSEHLSPCSIPPTSQSSVSETIQVSETSKSISRVLSNKQCKKCCSVINRSCTKVLKYGTVLGRSVDLSRFDGYDDLISELDLMFDFNGSLKSGSNGWQVSYIDNERDMMLLGDCQWEKFCSAVQRMFICPKEEIDKSKPSSSLPPSL is encoded by the exons ATGGCTGGAAAGCAAGGAATGGGATTGACTACCATGACCACCACCTGTAGTAGTGAGCGAAGGTGTACTGACGGCGGTGGCTTCCCTgataccaacaacaacaacaacaacaacaacaaccaag GTGAGAAAGATGATTTGTATACTGAGCTATGGTACGCCTGTGCGGGGCCTCATGTTTATGTTCCACGCCCTGGTGAGAAGGTTTTCTACTTTCCTCAGGGTCACATGGAACAG GTTGAAGCTTATGCAAACCAAGATGGTAGAACAGAGATGCCAATCTACAATTTGCCTTCTAAGATCCTATGCAAGGTTGTTTATGTTCAGCTTAAG GCTGAAGTTCACTCAGACGAGGTGTTTGCTCAGATCACTTTGCTTCCACTGACAGAG CAAGATGAACAAAGTTTGGAGGATGAGACTGCAAGACAGTTGCCTCAGAGAACTGGTTTGCGATCATTTAGCAAGAAACTGACTCCATCTGACACTAGCACACATGGTGGATTCTCTGTTCCCAAGCGATATGCTGATGAGTACCTTCCACCACTG GACATGTCACAGCAGCCACCACTACAGGAACTGGTTGCAGTTGACTTGCACGGGTTGGAGTGGCATTTTCGCCATATATTTCGTG GTCAGCCAAAGCGGCATTTGCTCACTAGCGGTTGGAGTACATTTGTCACATCCAAGAAGCTTTTAGCCGGGGATGCATGTGTCTTTGTTAG AGGAGAAAATGGAGAACTTCGAGTTGGGATCCGTCGCTGTATGGCAACACAGAACAATACATCAGCGACGGTCATATCCGGACAAAGCATGCAACATGGCATACTTGCCAGTGCATGCCATGCCGTTACTACTGGAACCATGTTTACTGTGTACTACCGTCCCTG GACAAGTCCTGCTGAGTATATTATACCTTTTGACAAGTACATGAAATCAGCTCAAAATGACTATTTTGTTGGAATGAGATTCAGAATTCGTTTTGAAGGGGAAGAAAGTGCAGAAAAGAG ATCTGCAGGTACTATAGTAGGTATTGAAGATCGTGATTGCATGAGGTGGCCCAATTCAGAATGGAGGCGCCTCAAG GTGCAATGGGATGCTGCAACAGATGCCGCTTTGCTTCCTGAAAGTCTTTCTCCTTGGAGCATCAAGCCAATGGAATCCACTAACACCAACAACAATTTTGTCATTCCACAACCAAAGAGGGCGCGTGCTCATGATCTATCATCAACTGATTTTTCAAACTTGGCCGGAAGAG GCTTATTGCCGAATTCAGTCGAGTATACACTTCAAAGGTGTAAAGAGGTCTTGCAAGGTCAAGAAATTGGAAATGTACATGCTCATGAGCCAGCTGGTGCACAAAATCCATCATTACTACCAAACTTAATCAAGGATTGGAACCATACACAATTCCGAATGAAAAATCAACTCTACCTTCCAATGCAAAATCCATTTTATCAGTGTCCTCACCGTGCTATAGCATTTCCTGTTGACAATATGGTGACTTCAAGCCTCATAAACCATTGCCACCCTACATTTACTACTTACAGTGCCTGTGACAATGTTACGAACAGCAGAAGCTTTTCTGTTTCAAATGTCAACTCTAGCAATTCTGGGTCCCAAGAATGTACTGTTTTTGAGCCAAAGAGTAAGGATGAAACTCCAATTGCCCAACCTAATGGCTGTGGCAGATGCATGCTTTTTGGAGTCAATTTAGTCAATAGCAGTCACCCGGAGCTCCCTTCACCACAAGTTGCCACTTCTAGTGAGCATTTAAGTCCTTGTTCCATTCCTCCAACATCCCAATCAAGTGTTTCTGAAACCATCCAGGTTTCAGAGACATCTAAGAGTATCTCTCGTGTTCTTTCTAACAAACAATGCAAGAAATGTTGCTCCGTTATTAACAGGAGTTGCACAAAG GTGCTCAAATATGGAACTGTTCTTGGGAGATCAGTAGATCTCTCTCGCTTTGATGGGTATGATGACCTCATTTCTGAGCTTGATCTCATGTTCGATTTCAACGGAAGCTTGAAGTCTGGAAGCAATGGATGGCAAGTAAGCTACATCGATAACGAAAGAGACATGATGCTTCTAGGAGATTGCCAATGGGA GAAATTCTGCTCTGCGGTCCAAAGGATGTTTATCTGTCCTAAGGAAGAAATCGACAAATCGAAGCCAAGCTCATCATTGCCACCATCTCTCTAG